The window TCAGAAGGAAACGAGGCTTACAAAGAGGCAGTTGATTTAATTATGGAGTTACGCAAAGAGGCTAAGGCTCGAAAAGATTGGGCAACAGCCGACTTTATCCGTAATCGTTTGTCAGAGATAGGTTTTGAGGTAAAAGACACCAAAGAGGGAGTTGAGTGGAAATTGAATAAGTAACCCTCTCGATGCAGAAAAAGAGGAGATACTATTTTAAACTTTAATCCTATTTATATATCTAAACAAATAAACAGAGTAAATTGTTCAACTAAAAATGAAAAAAATTATGAAAAAGTTATTTTTTATTGCAACATTCGCTTTTTTAGCAATAGGATTAGTACCGGCACAAACAAAAACAGAGGCAAGTGTCGATGTTACAGGAAGAGCAAAAGTTAAAGTAGTTCCCGATAGAGCAGAGATTGAGATTACCATCAACGAAAACGATTTAAAAGGCAAATACTCTCTTAATGAGTGGGAGACAAAACTTGCCATTGCTTTGAAGAGTGCAGGAGTTGATGCAAAAAAACAACTATCACTCTACCGTCAATACCTTGCAACAGCGAAACGCAAAAATATTAAGCAATACAAAATATTTAAGTTAGAGGTATATACTGCCGAAGAGGCTCAAAATGTAATGGATGCACTTGTTGAAAACGAAATCTCAGGAGGTCGTTTGACAAAAGTATGGTTGGCTGATCGCAAAGCGGTATCTGATAGTCTGAAAGTTGAGGCTATAAGAAGTGCAAAACACGATGCTTCGGTATTGGCAGAGGCAATAGGACAAAGCATAGGAAGTGCCATACAGATAAACTTCTATCCATCATCACCCGCAGTAACATATCGCAACGTAATGCTTAAGAGTGCACGTAATGAAGCAATGGCGGTAACAGCCGATGAAGTAGTACCTGAATTGCCACAAATCAATTTTGATGAAATAGAGATAGAGGAGAATGTCTCTGTTAAGTTTATATTAAACCCTGAAAAGCAATAAAAGAATAATGAAAAACTTTGTAGTAACCCTATTTCTTGCAGTGGTAAATGTAACTATTATGTTTGCCATTCCGGCAGAACCTAAAGTAGATAACCATATTCAGCCCGATGGCACACAGTTATCAGTAATCTTATGTGGTGATGAATATATGGGTTACTACACAACCATTGACGGAGTGCCTTTGGCAAAGGACTCCAATAACTCTTTTTATATTGCAGAATGGGATGATACACAACTTATTCCAACAAAAATTCTTGCACACAATCCACAACTAAGAGAGGAGGAGGAGAAAGATTATATAGAGGCAAATTCCCAAAATACAATAGAGCAGATTTCGTTGTATAGGGCTATGAAACAGGGTTTTGCCAATCAGTTGAGGGCAAAAAAAACAAAGATGCTCCGAGAGAACATACAACCCTCAGAAAAGAGTCTGCTCAAATCATCTACCTCCCCAACAAAGGGATTGATAATATTGGTAAACTTTCCTGATAGAAGTTTTCTCTCTTCATCAACAAATGCCGAAATTTCGGCAATGATGAATGAAGAGGGGTACAATCGTAATGGACACATAGGAAGTTTGCGAGACTATTTTTATGACCAGTCCTCGGGGCGACTCGATATAACTTTCGATGTTGTGGGCCCCGTAACGGTAAGCAAAAATATGTCGTATTATGGAGCCGATCAAGGCTCTACCCACGACTCGCATGTAGGCGAAATGGTTGCTGAGGCTTGTAATCTGGTAGATGGATATGTAAATTTTGCCGACTATGATTGGTATGATGACGGAGAAGTTGAACAGGTATATGTTATTTATGCAGGATATTCACAAGCATCAGGAGCCCCATCATATACAATATGGCCAAAAGAGTGGTATCTCTCATATTCCGATTATGGAAGATATATAACCCTTGACGGAGTGATTATAGATACATTTGCATGTAGTAGCGAACTTGACGGAACATCAGGCTCAACAATCGATGGTATTGGAACAGCCTGCCACGAGTTTTCGCACTGTATGGGATTGCCCGATTTATATGATACATCGGATAACGGAACTTATGGCTTGGGAACGTGGAGTGTAATGGATATGGGTTGTTATAACTCAAATGGAAGAATTCCCTGTAACTACACAGCCTTTGAACGTAACTATGCAGGGTGGATGCCATCTTCGCAATTACAGGTGCTAAATGAGCCTGTATCTATAACCCAGATGCCTTCGCTCTCAGACGATGATGCAGTGGCATATCGTATCTACAATGATGGTAGTGTATATAAAGAGTATTTCATTCTTGAAAACCGACAACAAAAGGGGTGGGACGTAGGTTGCTCTGCTCATGGATTGCTGATTACCCACATTGATTACGATGCTGATGCGTGGGGATATAATAATGTAAACAACGATCCTTCGCACAGAAGATATACAATTAAACCGGCAGATAATGATTTAAGCTATTCATCTGAGGCAGGCGACACCTATCCGGGTATATATGGAAAAAGTTCGTTTACCGACACATC of the Bacteroidales bacterium genome contains:
- a CDS encoding SIMPL domain-containing protein, with amino-acid sequence MKKLFFIATFAFLAIGLVPAQTKTEASVDVTGRAKVKVVPDRAEIEITINENDLKGKYSLNEWETKLAIALKSAGVDAKKQLSLYRQYLATAKRKNIKQYKIFKLEVYTAEEAQNVMDALVENEISGGRLTKVWLADRKAVSDSLKVEAIRSAKHDASVLAEAIGQSIGSAIQINFYPSSPAVTYRNVMLKSARNEAMAVTADEVVPELPQINFDEIEIEENVSVKFILNPEKQ
- a CDS encoding M6 family metalloprotease domain-containing protein — protein: MKNFVVTLFLAVVNVTIMFAIPAEPKVDNHIQPDGTQLSVILCGDEYMGYYTTIDGVPLAKDSNNSFYIAEWDDTQLIPTKILAHNPQLREEEEKDYIEANSQNTIEQISLYRAMKQGFANQLRAKKTKMLRENIQPSEKSLLKSSTSPTKGLIILVNFPDRSFLSSSTNAEISAMMNEEGYNRNGHIGSLRDYFYDQSSGRLDITFDVVGPVTVSKNMSYYGADQGSTHDSHVGEMVAEACNLVDGYVNFADYDWYDDGEVEQVYVIYAGYSQASGAPSYTIWPKEWYLSYSDYGRYITLDGVIIDTFACSSELDGTSGSTIDGIGTACHEFSHCMGLPDLYDTSDNGTYGLGTWSVMDMGCYNSNGRIPCNYTAFERNYAGWMPSSQLQVLNEPVSITQMPSLSDDDAVAYRIYNDGSVYKEYFILENRQQKGWDVGCSAHGLLITHIDYDADAWGYNNVNNDPSHRRYTIKPADNDLSYSSEAGDTYPGIYGKSSFTDTSSPAALFYQPTKSGSYYLGKPITNIRESSGKISFDFMGGTSGGEESEEVQLSRDGWSARADGYAASMYDGPPRYAFDGDLNSHWHSRYDDSGGGSTNYELPHYIQFDLGSVQEFSAFNYVSRTANGSQNGDIANYEIYISNSDMTYSLGSGYVPTTGTKIKSGTFTYNNSREHYVQLGGNYSARYLLLLCKSTANGTKFSACSEFYLYNTPSSGTEEGDYCTPSVTTQGTATSYVGQIVTLSTTGAAVNALWNNPKTENYNGAVQPIENTFTAYPGQTITLNISDKNTVWGLVRVYVDLNGNCLFDLDEQIFADADRNRTTQISQTFTLSPDIPEGKYLMRVMYVAGSNEKNLWACDDYTEGGYYDFEFTVTTDATGVEEYETSPTKVYTVDDAIVVETSVKSIEPISVYNVAGTLLAQSYTRGSVTKLQVSQSGLFIVKVGGEVYRVVK